A stretch of the Glutamicibacter sp. JL.03c genome encodes the following:
- a CDS encoding amidohydrolase family protein, which translates to MTARYELGVDFAALDAIDMHVHLEVDECGHKAMPEDLFDASAAYFKSEDRTPSIDSIAQLYREQKMAAVVFTVDARTALGHEPNSIEDLVEGCARNNDVLIPFGSVDPCRGQQAIDDARYQAETLGVRGFKFHPSLQGFDPSDESFYPLWETLQELGLPCIFHTGQNGMGAGLPGGRGIKLRYSNPLLLDDVAADFPHLVIIMAHPSVPWQDEANSIATHKANVYIDLSGWSPRYFPGSLVKMGNNVLSRKLLFGTDFPLITPQKWLGAFADLELNDEVRPGILKGNALRVLGVDS; encoded by the coding sequence GTGACTGCACGCTATGAACTAGGGGTCGACTTCGCGGCTTTGGATGCCATCGATATGCACGTGCATCTTGAAGTCGATGAGTGCGGCCACAAGGCCATGCCGGAAGATCTCTTCGATGCCTCGGCGGCGTACTTCAAGTCGGAAGACCGGACCCCGTCCATCGACAGCATTGCGCAGCTCTACCGCGAGCAGAAGATGGCAGCGGTCGTCTTCACCGTCGACGCGCGCACCGCCCTGGGGCATGAGCCGAACTCCATCGAGGACCTGGTGGAAGGCTGTGCGCGGAACAATGACGTGCTGATTCCCTTCGGTTCGGTGGATCCGTGCCGCGGGCAGCAGGCGATCGACGACGCGAGGTACCAGGCAGAAACCCTGGGGGTGCGCGGCTTCAAGTTCCATCCGTCATTGCAGGGCTTCGACCCGAGCGATGAGAGCTTCTACCCGCTCTGGGAGACATTGCAGGAACTGGGATTGCCCTGCATTTTCCACACTGGGCAGAACGGAATGGGCGCCGGGCTACCCGGCGGCCGAGGCATCAAGCTGCGCTACTCCAATCCGCTGCTGCTGGACGATGTTGCCGCGGACTTCCCGCACCTGGTCATCATCATGGCGCACCCTTCGGTGCCGTGGCAGGACGAGGCGAACTCGATCGCCACGCACAAGGCGAATGTCTATATTGACCTCTCTGGCTGGAGCCCCAGGTATTTCCCCGGCTCACTGGTGAAAATGGGAAATAACGTGCTTTCGCGCAAGCTGCTGTTCGGCACCGACTTCCCGCTGATCACGCCACAGAAATGGCTGGGCGCATTCGCTGATCTGGAGCTCAATGATGAGGTCCGTCCGGGAATCCTGAAGGGCAACGCGCTGCGCGTGCTGGGGGTGGATAGCTGA
- a CDS encoding acyl-CoA dehydrogenase family protein — protein MEAVATSDFFGFRDLLSEAERSALSRLRGLLQEHVRPVLDDYWERGEFPERIVAPLVDAQLMEPAEVLQASQRPSGLYAGFRNFELGRMDASVATFYNAQSGLFRTTVNLGGSPEQVAQLDPQITSFACRGVFALTEPEHGSDIAGGLATTAQQEQRDGQDGWLIKGAKRWIGGASQADVLAVFARDQSDSQVKCFLVPTDAHGVKMSKIPGKTSLRIMQNADIELSGVWVPASARLQRINSFADVAACLRNMRSDVAWIATGVCFGAYESARDYVARRSQFGKPLGSFQLIQEKLAHMLSNATACLAMVVRLTQQQEAGVYRDENSAMAKMFTARMLRETAALARDACGGNGILLENSVARHQADAEAIYSYEGTHEINSLIIGRAITGVSAFR, from the coding sequence ATGGAAGCCGTTGCCACCAGTGACTTCTTCGGGTTCAGGGATCTGCTCAGCGAGGCCGAGCGCAGTGCGCTGTCGCGCCTTCGTGGTCTGCTGCAGGAGCATGTGCGCCCGGTGCTTGACGACTACTGGGAACGCGGGGAATTCCCGGAGCGGATCGTCGCGCCGCTGGTCGATGCCCAGCTGATGGAGCCAGCAGAAGTCCTCCAAGCCAGCCAGCGTCCCTCGGGCCTATACGCCGGTTTCCGCAACTTCGAGCTGGGACGCATGGATGCCTCGGTCGCCACCTTTTACAACGCGCAATCGGGCCTGTTCCGCACCACCGTGAATCTCGGAGGCAGCCCAGAACAGGTGGCGCAGCTGGATCCGCAGATCACGTCCTTCGCCTGCAGGGGAGTGTTCGCCCTGACCGAGCCGGAACACGGCTCGGACATCGCCGGCGGGCTGGCCACCACGGCACAGCAAGAGCAGCGCGACGGGCAAGACGGCTGGCTGATCAAGGGGGCAAAGCGCTGGATCGGTGGCGCCAGCCAGGCAGATGTGCTGGCGGTTTTCGCCCGCGATCAGTCCGATTCCCAGGTCAAGTGCTTCCTCGTGCCCACAGATGCGCATGGCGTGAAGATGAGCAAGATTCCGGGCAAGACCAGCCTGCGCATCATGCAGAACGCGGATATCGAGCTGTCCGGAGTCTGGGTACCGGCTTCGGCCCGGCTGCAAAGGATCAACTCCTTCGCGGACGTGGCGGCCTGCCTGCGCAATATGCGTTCGGATGTCGCCTGGATTGCCACCGGCGTGTGCTTCGGAGCCTATGAATCGGCCCGCGACTACGTCGCCAGGCGCAGCCAGTTCGGCAAGCCGCTGGGCTCCTTCCAGCTCATCCAGGAAAAGCTGGCGCACATGCTTTCCAATGCCACCGCTTGCTTGGCCATGGTGGTGCGGCTGACCCAGCAGCAGGAGGCCGGTGTCTACCGCGACGAGAACTCGGCGATGGCCAAGATGTTCACGGCCCGGATGCTGCGCGAGACCGCGGCGCTGGCCAGGGACGCTTGCGGAGGCAACGGCATCTTGCTTGAGAACAGCGTGGCCCGCCATCAAGCGGATGCCGAAGCCATCTATTCCTACGAGGGAACCCATGAGATCAATTCGCTGATCATCGGGCGGGCCATTACCGGCGTCAGCGCCTTCCGCTAG
- a CDS encoding MaoC family dehydratase: MAPTILDYADLATAKGKDLGYSEYRVVTQEQVNTFADATDDHQWIHTDPEKAKGGPFGGPIAHGYLTLSLQIAFWTELFDVSGVKTKVNYGLEKVRFPSPVPVGAKVRMKAEIADVEEVKGGYQIAVDQVVEVEGGTKPAVVSRGLYRFYA; encoded by the coding sequence ATGGCACCGACCATTTTGGATTACGCAGACCTCGCCACCGCCAAGGGCAAGGATCTGGGATACAGCGAATACCGCGTGGTCACGCAGGAGCAGGTCAACACCTTTGCCGACGCGACCGATGACCACCAGTGGATCCACACCGATCCGGAAAAGGCCAAAGGCGGTCCCTTCGGCGGCCCGATTGCCCACGGCTACCTGACCCTGAGCCTGCAGATCGCTTTCTGGACCGAGCTCTTCGACGTGTCCGGAGTGAAGACCAAGGTCAACTACGGCCTGGAAAAAGTCCGTTTTCCATCTCCTGTGCCTGTGGGTGCCAAGGTCCGGATGAAGGCCGAAATCGCCGACGTGGAAGAGGTCAAGGGCGGCTACCAGATCGCCGTGGACCAGGTGGTTGAAGTGGAGGGCGGCACGAAGCCGGCCGTGGTTTCCCGCGGACTCTACCGCTTCTACGCCTAG